The sequence CACGGCGGTGGAGGCCCGTTCGCCGTTCCGTCGCACCTCACCCATCTCCAGCCTGCAGGCCGTGGTCAACGACGAGCCGCCGGCGCTGCGCCAGGCCGGGGCGCTCGGACCGATCATCACCGCCCTGCTGCGCAAGGATCCGACGGAGCGCCCCTCGGCCGCGGAGGCCGAGCGGATGCTGCTGGAGGCGATGGAGGGCCGCGAGCCGAAGGCCGCGCAGGCGTACGTGCCCACCCGCGCGGTGACACCGGAGGAACTCGCCCCGGCGCAGGAGCCGGCCGAGGCGCCGGCGCCGCAGGGCGAGGTCGGGCCGACGACCGCGCTGCCGGAGCCCCCCACCCGCCCGCCCACGGCGGCGACGCCGGCTTCCTCGACCGACCCGGCCCGGGGCTGGGGCGGACGCGCCGTGGTCGTGGCCCTGGTGGCGGCGCTGCTCGGCGGGGGCGGGGTGTTCGGGGTGCTCAAGTACACCGGGGACCAGGGCAAGGAGGGGGACCCGGACAAGGTCGCCTCCTCGACCGGCGGACAGTCGGGCGACGACGGGAAGCCGCAGACGGCGCCCCCGCCGGCCGGCTACAAGAAGGTCGTCGACCCCCTCGCCGGTTTCACCCTGTTCGTCCCGGAGGGCTGGACGCGCAAGGCGAACGGCGACCAGATCGACTACACCCCGGACGACGGCAAGCACTTCGTCCGGATCGCCGCCGACCCCACCCCGGACTACCGGGACCCGCTCGCGCACCTGCTCGACCTGGAGAAGCAGGTGTCCCTGCGGACGGACTACAAGAAGGTGCGGCTGAACCAGAACACCTTCCGGGACAGCACCCGGGCCGCGCTCTGGGACTTCACCTATACGGAGAAGCAGAACCACCCGGGCCCGCGCCGCGCCAAGGAGCAGATGTACATCGCGCCGGACGGCACGGAGTACGCGATCTACATCTCCAGCCCGGTCGCGAGCTGGGCCACGACCGAGCAGCAGTTCGACGTCGTGCTCAGCGGCTGGGAGCCACCCGCCAAGAAGTCCTGATCGCCACCGATCCGGGCATCTTGCCAGCGATCGCTGGCGGAGATGACAAAATCCGGTTACCGGCGGGTACCCAAAGGCTGTCGGGCGCAATACGCTCACCGGCATGACGGACTCGCAGGCCCCCGCCGCCCCCCTCCGGACCGCACCGGAGCCCACCAACCCGGTCGCCCCGGCCCCGGCCGGTGCCCGCACCGCCGCCGATGTGGTGACCCCCGACCTGGTCGCCCGGCTGACCCGCGGAGTGATCGGATCCGGCCGTACCGCCAACCACACCCCCTTCACCGGGGACCGGCTGGCGGAGCTCCCGGAGGCCACCCCCGAGGACGTGGCCGAGGCCTTCGAGCGGGCCCGCGCCGCCCAGCCCGCCTGGGCGGCGGTCCCCGTCCGCCGGCGCGCGGCCGTCCTGCTGCGCTTCCACGACCTGGTCCTCGCCCGCCAGGCCGAGATCCTCGACCTGATCCAGCTGGAGACCGGCAAGGCCCGCCTGCACGCGCACGAGGAGGTCCAGGCGGTCGCCGTCTCGGCCCGTCACTACGGCCGCAAGGCACCCTCGTACCTGCGCCCCAAGGGCCACACGGGCGCCATGCCCACCCTCACCAAGGTCACCGAGCTGCGCCAGCCGCGCGGGGTCGTCGGCCAGATCGCCCCCTGGAACTACCCCCTCGAACTGTCGGTCGGCGACGCCCTGCCCGCCTTCGTCTCCGGCAACGCGCTGGTCATGAAGCCCGACACCGAGACCGCGCTGACCGCCCTGTGGGCCCGCGACCTGCTGATCGAGGCCGGACTGCCCGCCGAGGTCTTCCAGATCGTGCTCGGCGAGGGCCCCGTCGTCGGCCCCGAGGTGGTCCGGCACGCGGACTACGTCTCCTTCACCGGCTCCACCCGCACCGGCCGCGAGGTCGCCCGGGGCGCGGCCGACCGCCTCGTCGGGGTCTCCCTCGAACTCGGCGGCAAGAACGCCATGCTCGTGCTGCACGACGCCGACATCGAGAAGGCCGCCGCCGGCGCCGTCCGCGCCTGCTTCTCCTCCGCCGGTCAGCTCTGCATCTCCATCGAGCGGCTCTACGTCCACGCCTCGATCGCCGACGCCTTCGTCGAGCGCTTCGCCGCCCGGACGAAGGCCATGCGGCTCGGGGCCTCCCTCGCGTACGGCGCCGACATGGGCTCGCTGGTCGGCGAGCGGCAGCTGGAGACCGTACAGCGGCACGTGGACGAAGCCGTCGCCAAGGGCGCCACCCTCGTCGCCGGCGGCACCGCCCGCCCCGACATCGGCCCGCTCTTCTACGAGCCCACCATCCTCGACGGCGTCGAGGCCCCCATGGCGGTGTGCGGCGAGGAGACCTTCGGACCGGTCGTCTCCATCTACCGCTTCACCGACGAGGACCGGGCGATCGCCGAGGCCAACGCCACCGCCTACGGCCTGAACTCCAGCGTCTGGACCAAGGACTCCCGCCGCGGTCACGCCGTCGCCGCCCGCCTGCGCACCGGCACCGTCAACATCAACGAGGGCTACGCCCCCGCCTACGGCAGCGCCCAGGCGCCCATGGGCGGCATGAAGGACTCCGGCCTCGGCCGCCGCCACGGCTCCGAGGGCATCCTCAAGTACACCGAGGCCCAGACGGTCGCCCACCAGCGGCTGCTCCCGATGGCCCCCTCGCTGGGCATGGACGACGAGAAGTACGCGGCGTTCATGACCCGCAGCCTCCAGGTCATGAAGGCCCTCCGACTCCGCTAAGGGGAGCACCGTGTCCGAGTCTTCCGCGTCTTCCGACTCCTCTGCGTCCGAAACCGGGTCCGGGTCGTACGACTACGACGTCATCGTCATCGGGTCGGGCTTCGGCGGGTCGGTCTCGGCGCTGCGCCTGACCGAGAAGGGCTATCGCGTCGGCGTCCTGGAGGCCGGACGCCGCTTCACCCGCGAGAGCCTGCCGAAGAACAGCTGGGACCTGCGCAACTACCTGTGGGCCCCGGCCCTCGGGCTGTACGGGATCCAGCGGATCCACCTGCTCGGCAACGTGATGGTGCTCGCGGGCGCCGGCGTCGGCGGCGGCTCCCTCAACTACGCCAACACGCTGTACGTGCCGCCCACCCCCTTCTTCGAGGACCGGCAGTGGGCCTCCATCACCGACTGGCGGGGCGAGCTCGCCCCCTACTACGAGCAGGCCAAGCGGATGCTCGGGGTGCGCCTCAACCCGACCATGACCCCCTCCGACGTCCACCTCAAGGCGACCGCCGAGAAGATGGGCGTCGGGGACTCCTTCCACATGGCTCCGGTCGGCGTCTTCTTCGGGGACGGCGACGACGCCGACGGGCGGCCGAAGGTCCGGCCCGGGGACGAGGTCCCCGACCCGTACTTCGGCGGTGCGGGCCCCGCCCGCAAGGCCTGCACGGAGTGCGGCGAGTGCATGACCGGCTGCCGGCACGGCGCGAAGAACACCCTCAACGAGAACTACCTGCACCTTGCCGAGCGCGCCGGCGCCGTCATCCACCCGATGACCACCGTCACCGCGCTCTCCGACCACCCCGAGGGCGGCTACCGCGTCCGCACCGTCCCCACCGACGGCCGCCGGCGCGGCCGGGCGAAGGTCCTGCGCGCCCGGTACGTGGTCGTCGCGGCGGGCACGTACGGAACCCAGACCCTGCTGCACACGATGAAGGACCGCGGCGAGCTCCCGCGTCTCAGCAACCGACTCGGGGAGCTGACCCGCACCAACTCCGAGGGCCTGGTCGGCGCGCAGACCGACGACCGCCGCTACCGCAAACTGCACGGGGGCGAGCGTCGGGCCGACTTCACCCGGGGCGTGGCGATCACCTCCTCCGTGCACCCCAACGCCGACACCCACATCGAGCCCGTCCGCTACGGCAAGGGCTCCAACGCCATGGGGTTCATGACCGTCCTCCAGGTCCCCCACAGCGCACACCGGGTCCGTGCCTGGCTGGGCCGGACCGTGCGGCACCCGGTGCAGCTGGCGCGGTCGCTGTCCAACCGGCGCTGGTCGGAGCGGACCATCATCGGCCTGGTCATGCAGTCGCTGGACAACTCGCTGACCACCTACCGCAAGCCCGGTGGGATCGGGAAGGGCCTGCTCACCGCCCGCCAGGGCCACGGCGCCCCGAACCCGGTCCAGATCGCGGAGGCCACACAGGCCGCGACCCTGCTGGCCGAGGAGATCAACGGCTTCCCGGGCAGCAACATCGGCGAGCTGATGGGGACCCCGCTGACCGCGCACTTCCTGGGCGGCTGCCCGATCGGCGCCTCGCCCGAGGAGGGGGTGGTGGACCCGTACCACCGGCTCTACGGGCACCCGGGCATCTCGGTGGTGGACGGTGCGGCCGTCTCCGCGAACCTCGGGGTGAACCCGTCGCTGACGATCACCGCGCAGGCGGAACGGGCGATGTCGTACTGGCCGAACGTGGGGGAGCGGGACCCGCGGCCCGAGCAGGGAGCGGCGTACGTCCGCCT comes from Streptomyces virginiae and encodes:
- a CDS encoding GMC oxidoreductase, whose translation is MSESSASSDSSASETGSGSYDYDVIVIGSGFGGSVSALRLTEKGYRVGVLEAGRRFTRESLPKNSWDLRNYLWAPALGLYGIQRIHLLGNVMVLAGAGVGGGSLNYANTLYVPPTPFFEDRQWASITDWRGELAPYYEQAKRMLGVRLNPTMTPSDVHLKATAEKMGVGDSFHMAPVGVFFGDGDDADGRPKVRPGDEVPDPYFGGAGPARKACTECGECMTGCRHGAKNTLNENYLHLAERAGAVIHPMTTVTALSDHPEGGYRVRTVPTDGRRRGRAKVLRARYVVVAAGTYGTQTLLHTMKDRGELPRLSNRLGELTRTNSEGLVGAQTDDRRYRKLHGGERRADFTRGVAITSSVHPNADTHIEPVRYGKGSNAMGFMTVLQVPHSAHRVRAWLGRTVRHPVQLARSLSNRRWSERTIIGLVMQSLDNSLTTYRKPGGIGKGLLTARQGHGAPNPVQIAEATQAATLLAEEINGFPGSNIGELMGTPLTAHFLGGCPIGASPEEGVVDPYHRLYGHPGISVVDGAAVSANLGVNPSLTITAQAERAMSYWPNVGERDPRPEQGAAYVRLDAVEPIRPAVPKEAFGALRLPFMAVPEVPPRRPVSDPEPTV
- a CDS encoding serine/threonine-protein kinase translates to MEQQTGGGDVLAGRYRLVEPIGRGGMGKVWRAHDELLHRTVAVKELTAGLYVSQADRDVMHARTQKEARAAARIQHPAVVTVHDVLEHDDRPWIVMEYIDGPSLADAAKAAGRIEPREAARIGLHVLGALRAAHAVGVLHRDVKPGNVLLAKDGRVLLTDFGIAAIEGDSSITRTGEIVGSIDYLAPERVTGGRPDPSSDLWSLGATLFTAVEARSPFRRTSPISSLQAVVNDEPPALRQAGALGPIITALLRKDPTERPSAAEAERMLLEAMEGREPKAAQAYVPTRAVTPEELAPAQEPAEAPAPQGEVGPTTALPEPPTRPPTAATPASSTDPARGWGGRAVVVALVAALLGGGGVFGVLKYTGDQGKEGDPDKVASSTGGQSGDDGKPQTAPPPAGYKKVVDPLAGFTLFVPEGWTRKANGDQIDYTPDDGKHFVRIAADPTPDYRDPLAHLLDLEKQVSLRTDYKKVRLNQNTFRDSTRAALWDFTYTEKQNHPGPRRAKEQMYIAPDGTEYAIYISSPVASWATTEQQFDVVLSGWEPPAKKS
- a CDS encoding succinic semialdehyde dehydrogenase, whose translation is MTDSQAPAAPLRTAPEPTNPVAPAPAGARTAADVVTPDLVARLTRGVIGSGRTANHTPFTGDRLAELPEATPEDVAEAFERARAAQPAWAAVPVRRRAAVLLRFHDLVLARQAEILDLIQLETGKARLHAHEEVQAVAVSARHYGRKAPSYLRPKGHTGAMPTLTKVTELRQPRGVVGQIAPWNYPLELSVGDALPAFVSGNALVMKPDTETALTALWARDLLIEAGLPAEVFQIVLGEGPVVGPEVVRHADYVSFTGSTRTGREVARGAADRLVGVSLELGGKNAMLVLHDADIEKAAAGAVRACFSSAGQLCISIERLYVHASIADAFVERFAARTKAMRLGASLAYGADMGSLVGERQLETVQRHVDEAVAKGATLVAGGTARPDIGPLFYEPTILDGVEAPMAVCGEETFGPVVSIYRFTDEDRAIAEANATAYGLNSSVWTKDSRRGHAVAARLRTGTVNINEGYAPAYGSAQAPMGGMKDSGLGRRHGSEGILKYTEAQTVAHQRLLPMAPSLGMDDEKYAAFMTRSLQVMKALRLR